Proteins encoded by one window of Triplophysa rosa linkage group LG19, Trosa_1v2, whole genome shotgun sequence:
- the dlat gene encoding dihydrolipoyllysine-residue acetyltransferase component of pyruvate dehydrogenase complex, mitochondrial has product MLRLALRVRPSARLTRPSVLSGPAASPRSGPVSCQHLKRYHSNGPARIRSLCHGRRLYNSILTNRSGVLHSQTAAFSQSTRVYSLPPHQKVELPALSPTMQLGTIARWEKKEGDKINEGDLIAEVETDKATVGFELLEDCYLAKILVPEGTRDVPIGAVICITVDKPDLIPAFKDLTLDKLAGSAPAAAAAPAPPQVPGSSYPAHMKVLLPALSPTMTMGTVQRWEKKVGEKLGEGDLLAEIETDKATIGFEVQEEGYLAKILISEGTRDVPLGTPLCIIVEKESDISAFADYVETGVAASPPPAPTPVATPPPAAALTPAPTAAPAAVSSSARKGRVFASPLAKKLAAEKGIDLAQVTGTGPDGRVTRKDIDSFVPSKPSPAPAAAPAAPAFTPEATPAVAAAPTGTFTDIPISNIRRVIAQRLMQSKQTIPHYYLSVDVNMDQVLELRKELNVEVKADNIKLSVNDFIIKASALACLKVPEANSSWMDTVIRQNHVVDVNVAVSTPVGLITPIVFNAHIKGLASISKDVAALAAKAREGKLQPHEFQGGTFTISNLGMYGIKNFSAIINPPQACILAVGGSEKRLLPADNEKGFDVASMMSVTLSCDHRVVDGAVGAQWLAEFRKFLEKPFTMLL; this is encoded by the exons GACCGGTGTCATGCCAGCATCTCAAACGATACCACTCCAACGGCCCGGCCCGGATCCGGAGCTTGTGTCACGGTCGACGTTTGTACAACAGCATCCTTACCAACAGATCGGGCGTGTTGCACAGCCAAACGGCCGCTTTCAGTCAAAGCACGCGAGTGTACAGCTTGCCACCCCACCAGAAG GTGGAGCTTCCTGCTTTGTCCCCCACAATGCAGTTGGGCACCATTGCACGATGGGAGAAGAAGGAAGGTGACAAAATCAACGAGGGGGATCTGATAGCTGAG GTTGAAACAGACAAGGCTACAGTTGGATTTGAACTGCTGGAGGATTGCTACCTCGCCAAGATCTTGGTTCCCGAGGGTACGAGAGATGTGCCCATTGGAGCCGTCATCTGTATTACCGTAGACAA ACCTGACCTCATCCCTGCGTTTAAGGATCTTACATTGGACAAACTCGCTGGCTCCGCCCCCGCAGCAGCAGCGGCTCCAGCACCCCCCCAAGTTCCTGGAAGTTCTTACCCAGCCCATATGAAG GTTCTTCTCCCAGCTCTCTCTCCCACTATGACTATGGGCACAGTGCAGCGCTGGGAGAAGAAGGTGGGTGAGAAGCTTGGTGAGGGAGACCTGCTGGCTGAAATTGAGACGGATAAGGCAACAATTG gTTTTGAGGTTCAGGAAGAGGGCTACCTGGCCAAGATCTTGATTTCAGAGGGCACCAGAGATGTTCCTCTTGGCACTCCTCTCTGCATCATTGTGGAAAAGGAATCTGACATCAGTGCATTTGCTGACTATGTAGAAACTGGTGTGGCTGCAAGTCCACCTCCCGCCCCCACACCG GTGGCTACCCCACCGCCAGCAGCAGCTCTCACCCCAGCACCTACTGCTGCACCAGCAGCTGTTTCTTCTTCTGCTAGGAAGGGCAGGGTGTTTGCCAGCCCTCTAGCCAAGAAACTCGCTGCTGAGAAGGGCATTGACCTTGCCCAAGTCACAG GAACTGGACCTGATGGAAGAGTCACCAGGAAAGATATTGACAGTTTCGTTCCATCTAAACCCAGTCCT GCCCCAGCTGCCGCCCCTGCTGCACCCGCATTTACCCCTGAAGCCACTCCAGCTGTTGCTGCCGCACCTACAGGAACCTTCACCGACATCCCCATCAGCAACATCCGCAGG GTGATCGCCCAGAGATTGATGCAGTCAAAACAAACTATTCCCCATTATTACTTGTCTGTGGATGTCAACATGGACCAAGTGCTTGAACTCAGGAAAGAACTCAATGTT GAGGTGAAAGCAGATAACATCAAACTCTCGGTCAATGACTTTATAATCAAGGCCTCAGCTCTAGCGTGTTTAAAGGTGCCAGAGGCCAACTCTTCCTGGATGGATACGGTCATCAGACA AAATCATGTGGTGGATGTTAATGTTGCAGTCAGTACGCCTGTGGGTCTGATCACTCCCATTGTGTTTAATGCTCATATTAAAGGCCTGGCGTCTATCAGTAAAGACGTAGCCGCATTAGCTGCTAAAGCACGAGAGGGAAAACTGCAGCCACATGAATTCCAG GGTGGCACCTTCACTATTTCCAATCTGGGAATGTATGGAATCAAGAATTTCTCTGCTATCATTAACCCTCCTCAAGCATGCATTCTAGCTGTCGGTGGCTCAGAAAAGAGACTGCTTCCTGCAGACAACGAGAAAGG GTTTGATGTTGCTAGTATGATGTCTGTGACCCTGAGCTGTGATCACCGGGTGGTAGACGGCGCTGTAGGTGCACAATGGCTGGCTGAGTTCCGCAAGTTCTTGGAGAAACCGTTCACCATGCTCCTGTGA